A genome region from Eurosta solidaginis isolate ZX-2024a chromosome 2, ASM4086904v1, whole genome shotgun sequence includes the following:
- the RpS21 gene encoding small ribosomal subunit protein eS21 isoform X2 yields the protein MENDAGESVDLYCPRKCSASNRIIHAKDHASVQLNIVDVDPETGRMTVGAKTYAICGEIRRMGESDDCIVRLAKKDGLITK from the exons ATGGAAAACGACGCCGGCGAGTCTGTTGATTTGTACTGCCCAAGGAAATG CTCTGCATCCAACAGAATCATCCACGCTAAAGATCATGCTTCAGTGCAATTGAACATTGTTGATGTCGACCCTGAAACTGGCCGCATGACTGTTGGTGCTAAGACCTACGCCATTTGCGGTGAAATCCGTCGTATGGGCGAATCTGATGATTGTATAGTGCGTTTGGCCAAGAAAGATGGTTTGATTACCAAGTAA
- the RpS21 gene encoding small ribosomal subunit protein eS21 isoform X1 yields the protein MENDAGESVDLYCPRKCSASNRIIHAKDHASVQLNIVDVDPETGRMTVGAKTYAICGEIRRMGESDDCIVRLAKKDGLITKAF from the exons ATGGAAAACGACGCCGGCGAGTCTGTTGATTTGTACTGCCCAAGGAAATG CTCTGCATCCAACAGAATCATCCACGCTAAAGATCATGCTTCAGTGCAATTGAACATTGTTGATGTCGACCCTGAAACTGGCCGCATGACTGTTGGTGCTAAGACCTACGCCATTTGCGGTGAAATCCGTCGTATGGGCGAATCTGATGATTGTATAGTGCGTTTGGCCAAGAAAGATGGTTTGATTACCAA GGCTTTCTAA